The following are from one region of the Chloracidobacterium sp. genome:
- a CDS encoding YjbQ family protein, translating into MKTISIRSNLRESMIEITTEVSTLLRDAGATDGVCVLFTQHTTCGLTINENADPDVKSDMLGFLRRLIPQYDGHFTHFEHNSDSHIKASLVGSSVTVPFENGKLCLGRWQGIYLCEFDGPRERTVLVTII; encoded by the coding sequence GTGAAAACGATTTCGATCAGATCAAACTTACGCGAATCGATGATCGAGATCACGACGGAGGTCTCGACGTTGCTTCGGGATGCGGGTGCGACGGACGGTGTGTGCGTTCTTTTCACGCAGCATACAACATGCGGGCTGACGATAAACGAGAATGCCGATCCTGATGTAAAGAGCGATATGCTCGGGTTTTTGCGGCGGCTGATACCGCAATACGACGGGCACTTCACGCACTTCGAACACAATTCCGACTCGCATATCAAGGCGTCGCTGGTCGGCTCGAGCGTAACGGTGCCGTTCGAGAACGGGAAGCTCTGCCTCGGCCGGTGGCAGGGAATATACCTGTGCGAATTCGACGGGCCGAGGGAAAGAACCGTTCTGGTGACGATAATATGA
- a CDS encoding DUF3052 family protein, with protein MTAGYSGTPLAKKLGIKEGMTVAVVDAPENYAELVGPLPVGVRVFSGTADDMVAAYTPFRDAPAATPPAPGSDPADILHLFTNTRDGLFRGLADAKHRIKQNGAIWVSWYKRAAKLPTEITEDTIREAALPLGLVDVKVCAVDEKWSGLKLVIRKENRI; from the coding sequence ATGACCGCCGGATATTCGGGAACGCCGCTGGCGAAAAAGCTCGGCATCAAAGAAGGGATGACGGTGGCGGTTGTTGACGCGCCGGAGAATTATGCCGAGTTGGTCGGGCCGCTGCCGGTGGGTGTAAGGGTGTTTAGCGGGACGGCAGATGACATGGTCGCTGCCTACACCCCGTTCCGAGATGCTCCGGCGGCGACCCCGCCTGCTCCCGGTTCTGACCCTGCCGATATTCTTCATTTATTTACCAACACGCGCGATGGTTTGTTTCGCGGACTGGCCGACGCGAAACACCGGATAAAACAGAACGGAGCGATCTGGGTCTCATGGTACAAAAGGGCCGCAAAGCTGCCGACCGAGATCACCGAAGACACGATACGCGAGGCCGCTCTGCCGCTCGGGCTGGTGGATGTAAAGGTCTGCGCCGTCGATGAAAAATGGTCAGGCCTAAAGTTGGTCATACGAAAAGAAAATCGTATATAA
- a CDS encoding YdeI/OmpD-associated family protein, whose translation MPNVDPRIDAYIEKSADFAKPILTHIRKLVHKACPDIEETMKWSMPHFDLKGPVCNMAAFKQHCAFGFWKQQMLKHPSIDSDRNTLSSFGKITSLKDLPKDKVIIDLIHQAIELNEKGIKAPQKKPSEKKELVVPDVLEKALKKNIKARAVFENFSYSHRKEYIEWINDAKTDATREKRLGTTIEWLTEGKSRNWKYEKC comes from the coding sequence ATGCCCAACGTTGACCCGCGAATCGACGCATACATAGAAAAGTCGGCTGATTTCGCAAAGCCGATCCTTACGCACATCCGCAAACTTGTTCACAAGGCGTGCCCGGACATCGAAGAAACGATGAAATGGAGCATGCCCCATTTCGATCTCAAAGGCCCGGTCTGCAACATGGCGGCGTTCAAGCAGCATTGCGCGTTCGGCTTTTGGAAACAGCAGATGCTGAAACACCCGAGTATCGACTCTGACCGAAATACTCTGAGCAGCTTTGGCAAGATCACATCGCTCAAGGACCTGCCGAAGGACAAGGTGATAATCGACCTTATCCATCAAGCGATCGAACTCAACGAAAAAGGCATCAAGGCCCCGCAAAAGAAGCCTTCCGAAAAGAAGGAACTCGTCGTTCCCGATGTGCTTGAAAAGGCACTTAAGAAGAACATCAAGGCGAGGGCGGTATTCGAGAATTTCAGCTACAGCCACCGAAAGGAGTACATCGAATGGATCAACGACGCAAAGACCGATGCGACGCGTGAAAAACGCCTCGGAACTACGATCGAGTGGCTGACCGAAGGAAAAAGCAGAAACTGGAAGTACGAGAAGTGTTAA
- a CDS encoding DUF853 family protein, whose translation MADPILVAKRDASEFFLLPQMANRHGVITGATGTGKTVTLQKLAEGFSQRGVPVFMADIKGDLTGISQPGGMHPKILERLKSLGMENVAFEGSPVTLWDVFGKQGHPLRATISEMGPLMLSRILQLNETQEGVLTLAFKVADEQGLLLLDLNDLQQLLIYVAENADEFTTKYGNVSKASVGAIQRGLLQLEQQQGEVFFGEPAVRLEDFMQTLGGKGVLNLLAADDLINSPKVYSTFLLWLLSELFEMLPEAGDLDKPKIVFFFDEAHLLFDDAPKALVDKIEQVVRLIRSKGVGVYFVTQSPADIPDSVLAQLGNRVQHALRAYTPKEQEAVKVAAKSFRENPNVDTVKTITELGVGEVLISCLDEKGVPTMVDRAFVVPPVSQIGPVTPEQRAQLIATSLVAGIYEKEIDRESAFEILTKRADERMAAEAEAKAQLEAQKEAEKQARAERSAARGPDTLIESVTKSVARSASSSIGRQIGNTIVRGILGGIFGGTTSKKKSSWF comes from the coding sequence ATGGCAGATCCGATCCTAGTCGCAAAACGAGACGCATCAGAGTTTTTTCTGCTGCCGCAAATGGCAAACCGCCATGGGGTCATTACCGGTGCTACCGGGACGGGCAAGACCGTCACGCTGCAAAAGCTTGCCGAGGGCTTTAGCCAGCGGGGCGTGCCTGTCTTCATGGCCGACATCAAAGGCGATCTGACCGGCATCAGCCAACCCGGCGGAATGCACCCAAAGATCCTCGAGCGGCTGAAATCGCTCGGGATGGAGAACGTCGCGTTCGAAGGAAGCCCCGTCACCCTTTGGGACGTCTTCGGAAAACAGGGACATCCGCTGAGGGCGACCATTTCCGAAATGGGGCCGCTGATGTTATCGCGGATCCTGCAGCTTAACGAAACGCAGGAGGGTGTTCTGACGCTTGCGTTTAAGGTCGCCGATGAGCAAGGCTTGCTCCTTCTCGATCTGAACGATCTGCAGCAGCTGTTGATCTATGTCGCAGAAAATGCCGATGAATTTACGACCAAGTACGGCAATGTCTCGAAGGCCTCGGTCGGTGCGATACAGCGGGGCTTACTGCAGCTCGAACAGCAGCAGGGCGAGGTCTTTTTCGGCGAGCCTGCGGTCAGGCTTGAGGATTTCATGCAGACGCTGGGCGGAAAAGGCGTTCTCAACCTGCTTGCCGCCGATGATCTTATCAATTCGCCAAAGGTCTATTCGACCTTCCTGCTCTGGCTCTTGTCGGAATTATTTGAAATGCTGCCCGAAGCGGGCGACCTTGATAAACCCAAGATCGTCTTTTTCTTCGATGAGGCCCATCTGCTCTTCGACGATGCGCCAAAAGCGCTTGTGGACAAGATCGAACAGGTCGTCCGGCTTATCCGTTCAAAAGGCGTCGGCGTCTATTTTGTGACTCAAAGCCCGGCGGATATACCGGATTCGGTGCTTGCTCAACTCGGCAATCGCGTGCAGCATGCGCTGCGTGCCTATACGCCGAAAGAGCAGGAGGCGGTGAAGGTTGCCGCAAAGAGCTTTCGCGAGAATCCGAACGTCGATACCGTAAAGACCATTACCGAACTCGGCGTCGGCGAGGTGCTGATCTCGTGTCTTGATGAGAAAGGCGTGCCGACGATGGTCGATAGGGCGTTCGTCGTGCCGCCTGTCAGCCAGATCGGGCCGGTGACACCGGAACAGCGTGCACAGCTGATCGCAACATCGCTGGTTGCCGGCATTTACGAAAAAGAGATCGACCGTGAATCGGCGTTCGAAATACTGACAAAACGTGCCGACGAGCGGATGGCAGCCGAAGCGGAGGCGAAGGCCCAGCTGGAAGCTCAAAAGGAAGCAGAGAAACAGGCGAGGGCCGAGCGTTCAGCGGCACGCGGTCCTGACACGCTGATTGAATCGGTGACAAAGAGCGTAGCACGATCGGCGAGTTCGTCGATCGGACGGCAGATCGGGAATACGATCGTTCGGGGAATACTCGGCGGCATTTTTGGAGGAACTACCTCGAAGAAGAAATCGAGCTGGTTTTGA
- a CDS encoding exo-alpha-sialidase, with product MSDETLLMVGTAKGLFILRGGNGKWSIDGPHFPGLAVYSAFLDQRKGRNEMWAAPASWHFGAELCKSMDMGKTWDQPEKRRIKMPANTKKSLENIWQIAAGGDNDSLYVGVAPAALFESHDRGATWKLNSGLWKHPHRKQWQPGFGGLCLHTIVTDPKNPKDIKIAISTGGVYQSADGGETWRVTNTGVSAYFMPNKYPEFGQCVHKIARHPSKKKLFFLQNHHGVYRSRDGAITWEEIETGLPSNFGFGLTVSEAGSAFIVPLQKDAERFTCEGKLRVYRTRDEGKSWQPLTKGLPQKNAYEVILRDAVTSTGNNIFFGTKNGKLFASHDDGNSWKMIEGSLPEICCVKAYTL from the coding sequence ATGTCAGATGAAACGTTATTGATGGTCGGTACGGCGAAGGGCTTGTTCATACTTCGCGGCGGTAATGGCAAATGGTCGATCGACGGGCCGCACTTTCCGGGCCTTGCGGTCTATTCGGCGTTCCTCGATCAGCGGAAGGGCAGGAACGAGATGTGGGCCGCACCCGCGAGCTGGCATTTCGGCGCCGAACTTTGCAAGAGCATGGACATGGGCAAGACCTGGGATCAGCCCGAGAAACGCCGCATCAAGATGCCCGCCAATACGAAAAAGTCGCTTGAGAATATCTGGCAGATAGCCGCCGGTGGCGATAACGATTCGCTATACGTCGGCGTGGCACCCGCGGCGCTGTTTGAATCTCATGACCGCGGAGCGACATGGAAACTGAACTCCGGCCTCTGGAAACATCCGCACCGCAAGCAATGGCAGCCGGGCTTCGGCGGCCTCTGCCTGCACACGATCGTCACCGACCCGAAGAACCCTAAGGACATCAAGATCGCGATCTCGACCGGCGGGGTTTATCAATCTGCCGATGGCGGCGAAACATGGCGGGTGACGAACACCGGCGTCTCGGCCTATTTCATGCCGAACAAATATCCCGAGTTCGGGCAGTGCGTCCATAAGATCGCCCGCCATCCATCAAAGAAAAAGCTGTTCTTTCTTCAAAATCATCACGGCGTTTACCGCAGCCGCGACGGTGCCATTACGTGGGAAGAGATCGAGACCGGGCTGCCGTCGAACTTCGGATTTGGCCTGACGGTGAGCGAGGCCGGGTCGGCGTTCATCGTTCCGCTCCAAAAGGACGCCGAGCGATTTACCTGCGAGGGCAAGCTGCGCGTTTACCGCACCCGCGACGAGGGCAAAAGCTGGCAGCCGCTGACAAAAGGATTGCCTCAGAAAAATGCCTATGAGGTGATATTGCGCGATGCGGTCACCTCGACCGGCAACAACATCTTTTTCGGCACAAAGAACGGCAAGCTCTTTGCCTCGCACGACGACGGCAATTCGTGGAAGATGATCGAAGGCTCGCTGCCCGAGATCTGCTGCGTAAAGGCATACACGCTCTAA
- a CDS encoding MoaD/ThiS family protein, with product MKVYLSGHLKAFTGGETEVRLGDGPATVGDALIELWSQHPALRERVLNEQGEIRTHVNVFLGDKSVKQAKGLETAIDADELHIFNAVSGG from the coding sequence ATGAAGGTTTATCTAAGCGGCCATTTGAAAGCATTTACCGGCGGTGAAACGGAGGTCAGGCTGGGCGATGGACCGGCGACTGTCGGCGACGCGCTGATTGAACTTTGGTCGCAGCACCCTGCTCTCCGCGAGCGGGTATTGAACGAGCAGGGCGAGATCCGCACGCACGTAAATGTCTTTCTCGGCGACAAAAGCGTGAAGCAAGCCAAGGGCCTTGAGACGGCGATCGATGCGGACGAACTGCACATCTTTAACGCTGTAAGCGGCGGATAG
- a CDS encoding ASCH domain-containing protein, producing MLIKNAILDRIKAGEIKLIFRRWKKCGVKAGGTQMTQLGVLGIDAVDIVKENKITPADAAAAGFGSKKELLASMPPAEEGTDIYRIGVHWVGEDPRKSLRAKDKLSKTELDDIVAKLRKLDAGSKRGPWTQLYLQMIRDQPNTHAQILAESVGLDIPTFKPWVRKLKALGLTESLRPGYKLSPRGHKVLETLTRKHE from the coding sequence ATGCTCATAAAGAATGCAATTTTGGACCGCATCAAGGCGGGTGAGATCAAGCTGATCTTTCGCCGATGGAAGAAATGCGGCGTCAAGGCCGGCGGAACGCAGATGACGCAGCTTGGCGTGCTCGGCATAGACGCGGTCGATATCGTAAAGGAAAACAAGATCACGCCGGCAGATGCGGCGGCTGCCGGGTTTGGTTCGAAGAAAGAACTTCTCGCCTCGATGCCGCCGGCCGAGGAGGGCACGGACATCTATCGCATTGGTGTGCATTGGGTCGGCGAAGACCCGAGAAAGTCACTTCGGGCAAAAGACAAGCTATCGAAAACCGAACTCGACGACATCGTCGCAAAACTCCGAAAGCTCGACGCCGGCAGCAAACGCGGGCCATGGACGCAATTGTACCTGCAGATGATCCGCGACCAGCCCAACACCCACGCACAGATCCTCGCCGAATCCGTCGGCCTCGATATCCCGACCTTCAAACCCTGGGTCCGCAAGCTAAAGGCCCTCGGCCTGACCGAATCGTTGCGGCCGGGATACAAATTGTCGCCCCGCGGTCATAAGGTGCTCGAAACGCTAACGCGGAAACACGAATAA
- a CDS encoding transposase: MKKSNDQTKSLKDRLTILIHVVFSTKNQANLIDERIAPLLYTCIEGVLWEPYHSPALATGGGSDHVHILLGLSRTVTLDVLVREVKERSAVFMRSLGEKYKNLEWQEGFAAFTISRSDAKEIETYILRQREFHAKTSFQDEYRSILTEHGIEYDENEMWD; this comes from the coding sequence ATGAAGAAGTCGAATGACCAAACGAAGAGTCTAAAGGACCGCTTGACGATACTTATCCACGTAGTATTTTCTACGAAAAACCAGGCAAATCTCATCGATGAGAGAATTGCACCGTTGCTCTATACGTGTATCGAAGGGGTTCTCTGGGAACCATATCATTCACCGGCTTTGGCTACGGGAGGTGGAAGCGATCACGTGCATATTTTACTCGGCCTTTCGCGTACTGTGACGCTTGACGTCTTGGTTCGTGAGGTGAAGGAACGCAGTGCCGTGTTCATGCGATCACTTGGTGAGAAGTACAAGAATTTGGAATGGCAGGAAGGCTTTGCTGCCTTCACTATCAGCCGCTCCGACGCAAAAGAAATAGAAACTTATATCTTGCGTCAACGGGAGTTTCACGCCAAGACTTCATTTCAAGATGAATATCGTTCGATCCTGACGGAACACGGCATTGAATACGACGAGAATGAAATGTGGGATTGA
- a CDS encoding type II toxin-antitoxin system VapC family toxin produces the protein MKETLVDSSVLIDVLTGDARWLEWSSSALESVMNDSAVVINPIIYAEVASGFKRIEELDARLPTDLYRREPLPFAAAFLAGRAFVKYRRKGGSRTTPMPDFYIGAHAEVSGFRVLTRDPRRFKRYFPSVELIAP, from the coding sequence CTGAAAGAGACCCTGGTGGATAGCAGTGTTTTGATCGACGTGTTAACGGGCGACGCTCGTTGGCTCGAATGGTCTTCGTCCGCACTGGAATCCGTAATGAACGATTCGGCAGTTGTGATCAACCCGATCATTTATGCCGAGGTCGCGTCGGGTTTTAAGCGGATCGAGGAATTGGATGCAAGGCTTCCCACGGACCTTTACAGGCGTGAGCCGCTTCCGTTCGCGGCTGCATTTCTTGCCGGCCGTGCATTCGTAAAATACCGCCGAAAGGGCGGCTCGCGGACCACGCCGATGCCAGACTTTTACATCGGCGCACATGCCGAGGTCTCGGGCTTCCGAGTTCTCACCCGCGATCCTCGCAGATTCAAACGATACTTTCCTTCGGTCGAACTGATCGCTCCGTAG
- a CDS encoding AbrB/MazE/SpoVT family DNA-binding domain-containing protein, producing MRVTTKGQVTIPIDVREKLGIRPGSEVDFIVRGDSATLKKRKSNKNGHMSRGARAVALLAGSATDKGLTTDEILALTRGTD from the coding sequence ATGAGAGTTACGACAAAAGGACAGGTCACAATACCGATCGACGTCCGCGAGAAACTCGGGATCCGTCCGGGCAGTGAAGTCGACTTCATCGTACGCGGTGATTCGGCGACGCTTAAGAAGCGTAAATCCAACAAGAACGGTCACATGAGCCGCGGTGCTCGTGCGGTCGCACTCCTTGCGGGCTCTGCGACGGATAAGGGGCTGACCACGGACGAGATCTTAGCGTTGACGCGAGGTACCGACTGA
- a CDS encoding tetratricopeptide repeat protein: MKIFFSVMFLCLAFVIGAVAQSVPKTPLEWMNLAVRQAEKREFDQAIKSASECLRLEQNQGCYLVRAEAYKAKGDLRQALADIDTANRIKPGNWAILWTRGEILRANGSLDAAIADLSRSIELNSGNLKIREVRGDVYFDIYERAQQLDTAKLDLAIADYTHILKIAPKQHSVLAKRGRANLLLAGYDEEFFEKALSDLDEAIKLEPKAAEYRNWRGQAHFGMKNDSLAIDDATAAIALNPRYSDAYTQRAKYNCSLKKISVCFADHTRAVELAPASAKPYFGRGQSYSDVRDHESAVKDFTKAIELEPKNPLYYASRASAYCSLGKKDLAKADEQTYQKLGGMYLWPCR, encoded by the coding sequence ATGAAGATCTTTTTTTCGGTTATGTTCCTTTGTTTGGCTTTTGTCATTGGCGCGGTTGCTCAATCTGTTCCGAAAACGCCGCTGGAATGGATGAACCTTGCGGTCCGCCAGGCTGAAAAACGTGAATTCGACCAGGCGATCAAGTCCGCAAGCGAATGTTTGCGGCTCGAACAGAATCAAGGCTGCTATCTGGTTCGGGCAGAAGCGTACAAGGCGAAAGGGGATCTGCGTCAGGCTTTGGCGGATATCGATACAGCTAACCGGATAAAGCCGGGAAATTGGGCGATACTTTGGACCCGTGGCGAGATACTCCGGGCAAATGGAAGCCTTGACGCTGCGATTGCCGATCTGAGCCGTTCGATCGAACTCAATTCCGGAAATCTGAAGATCCGTGAGGTTCGCGGTGACGTTTATTTCGATATTTATGAACGGGCTCAGCAGCTGGATACAGCGAAACTCGATCTGGCAATTGCCGATTACACGCACATACTAAAGATCGCGCCGAAACAACATTCCGTTCTGGCAAAACGCGGCAGGGCTAACCTTTTGTTGGCCGGATACGATGAGGAGTTTTTTGAAAAAGCGTTGTCGGATCTCGACGAAGCGATAAAGCTTGAACCAAAGGCTGCCGAATATCGGAACTGGCGGGGGCAGGCCCACTTTGGTATGAAAAATGACTCACTAGCCATTGATGATGCGACCGCAGCCATCGCGTTGAACCCGAGATATTCAGATGCTTACACTCAGAGGGCAAAATATAATTGTTCGCTAAAGAAGATCTCAGTGTGTTTTGCAGATCATACACGAGCGGTCGAACTCGCTCCGGCGTCTGCAAAGCCCTATTTCGGACGCGGTCAAAGCTATTCTGACGTGCGGGATCATGAATCGGCGGTCAAGGATTTTACGAAGGCGATCGAACTCGAACCTAAGAATCCGCTCTATTACGCAAGCCGAGCCTCCGCTTACTGTTCGCTGGGCAAGAAAGACCTTGCTAAGGCCGACGAGCAAACGTATCAAAAACTTGGCGGCATGTATTTGTGGCCGTGCCGCTAA
- a CDS encoding DUF1343 domain-containing protein, which yields MNSKRIRPGIEALLSDRLDLLQGQRIGLVCNQATVLPDLRHAADVFFEHPEIDLTTLFGPQHGIRGDVQDNMIETDHTVDKRTGLPIYSLYSETREPTDKMLADVDTIVFDLQDVGCRIYTFVYTMANCMRAAKRLGKRVVVCDRPNPLGGNAIEGNITEHEFKSFVGQFEIPTRHGMTTGELARLFNEHFGIGCELEVVKMDGWRRDMWGDETGLPWVLPSPNIPTVDTCVVFPATVHIEGTEMSEGRGTTKPFEINGAPFIDAYDWAAALEAYNFPGVAFRQTNFIPTFQKCASRLCGGVQIHVTDREAFTPVIVGIAMIKTAYDLYTEHFEWKKDPYEYVFDQNPFDVVSGTDTIRKAIESGASLKEIEDSWSDGLNEFAEARKPYLLY from the coding sequence ATGAACAGTAAAAGAATTCGTCCCGGAATTGAGGCATTGCTGAGTGACCGCCTCGACCTTCTTCAAGGCCAGCGGATCGGGTTGGTCTGCAATCAGGCGACCGTTCTGCCCGATCTTCGCCACGCGGCCGATGTGTTCTTTGAGCATCCTGAGATCGACCTGACCACGCTCTTCGGCCCGCAGCACGGCATCCGCGGCGATGTGCAGGACAACATGATCGAGACCGACCACACGGTCGATAAACGTACGGGCCTGCCGATCTATTCGCTCTACAGCGAGACCCGCGAGCCGACCGACAAGATGCTTGCGGACGTGGACACGATCGTCTTCGACCTGCAAGACGTCGGCTGCCGCATCTACACGTTCGTCTACACGATGGCGAACTGCATGCGCGCGGCCAAGCGGCTCGGCAAACGCGTCGTCGTCTGTGACCGGCCGAACCCGTTGGGCGGCAACGCCATCGAGGGCAACATCACCGAACACGAGTTCAAGTCATTCGTCGGCCAGTTCGAGATACCGACCCGCCACGGCATGACGACCGGCGAGCTTGCCCGGCTGTTCAACGAACACTTTGGCATCGGCTGCGAGCTTGAGGTCGTCAAGATGGACGGCTGGCGGCGCGATATGTGGGGCGACGAGACCGGATTGCCTTGGGTGCTGCCCTCGCCGAATATCCCGACCGTCGATACTTGTGTCGTTTTTCCGGCGACGGTCCACATCGAAGGCACCGAAATGAGCGAGGGCCGCGGGACGACCAAGCCTTTTGAGATAAACGGCGCGCCGTTCATCGATGCGTACGATTGGGCCGCGGCTCTCGAAGCCTACAACTTTCCCGGCGTCGCTTTCCGCCAAACGAACTTCATCCCGACGTTTCAAAAATGCGCCAGCCGGCTTTGCGGAGGCGTCCAGATACACGTCACCGATCGCGAAGCGTTCACGCCCGTCATCGTCGGGATCGCGATGATCAAGACCGCCTACGACCTTTACACCGAGCACTTCGAATGGAAAAAAGACCCCTACGAATACGTCTTTGACCAAAATCCTTTCGACGTCGTCTCCGGCACCGACACGATCCGCAAAGCGATCGAATCAGGAGCTTCGCTTAAAGAGATAGAAGATTCTTGGTCTGATGGCTTGAACGAATTTGCGGAAGCAAGAAAGCCGTATCTGCTGTATTAG
- a CDS encoding YegP family protein produces the protein MAGKFEIKAGKNGKFRFNLKASNGQIILSSEAYDSRKSAEGGIASVKKNATTDGRFERKTAKDGSVYFVLKAANGEPIGKSEMYKTKRSMENGIASVGKNAPDAPVVDAK, from the coding sequence ATGGCAGGAAAATTTGAGATCAAGGCCGGCAAGAACGGCAAATTTCGGTTCAATCTTAAGGCATCTAACGGACAGATAATACTGAGCAGCGAAGCTTACGATTCGCGAAAGAGCGCCGAGGGCGGTATCGCTTCTGTGAAAAAGAACGCGACGACCGACGGACGCTTCGAACGCAAAACGGCGAAGGACGGATCGGTCTATTTTGTGCTGAAGGCTGCCAACGGCGAGCCCATCGGCAAAAGCGAAATGTACAAGACAAAACGCTCGATGGAGAATGGCATCGCTTCGGTCGGCAAGAATGCGCCCGACGCTCCGGTCGTCGACGCGAAATAG
- a CDS encoding succinate dehydrogenase/fumarate reductase iron-sulfur subunit — MTTATFSIRRGGRESGEMIDYQTDVSEGMVVLDAVHQIQAESAPDLACRWNCKAGKCGSCSAEINGMPKLMCMTRLDTIDLTQPVTIEPMRAFPAIKDLISDVSWNYEVKKRIKKFKPRPPDAEDGTWRMQQDDIDRVQEFRKCIECYLCQDVCHVLRDHGKHQEFIGPRFLVYTAALEMHPLDTEDRTEDLKDMFGIGYCNITKCCTKVCPEHITITDNAIIPLKERVVDEHYDPLKKLVRLFRKK, encoded by the coding sequence ATGACAACCGCAACATTCAGCATTCGACGCGGCGGCCGCGAGAGCGGTGAGATGATCGACTATCAGACCGATGTGAGCGAGGGCATGGTCGTGCTCGATGCCGTGCATCAGATCCAGGCCGAATCTGCACCCGATCTCGCCTGCCGTTGGAACTGCAAGGCCGGCAAGTGCGGGTCGTGTTCGGCCGAGATCAACGGCATGCCAAAGCTGATGTGCATGACGCGGCTCGACACGATCGATCTGACGCAGCCGGTGACGATCGAGCCGATGCGGGCCTTTCCAGCGATCAAAGATCTGATCTCCGACGTTTCGTGGAACTACGAAGTAAAAAAACGGATAAAGAAATTCAAGCCTCGTCCGCCCGACGCCGAAGACGGCACCTGGCGAATGCAGCAGGACGACATCGACCGCGTTCAGGAATTTCGAAAGTGCATCGAGTGTTATTTGTGTCAGGACGTCTGCCACGTTCTGCGCGACCACGGCAAGCACCAGGAGTTCATCGGGCCGCGGTTCCTTGTCTATACTGCGGCGCTCGAGATGCATCCGCTCGACACCGAGGATCGGACCGAAGATCTTAAGGATATGTTCGGCATCGGATATTGCAACATCACGAAATGCTGCACCAAGGTATGCCCCGAACACATCACGATCACCGACAATGCGATCATCCCGCTCAAAGAGCGAGTGGTCGATGAGCACTACGATCCGCTCAAGAAATTGGTCAGGCTTTTCAGAAAGAAATGA